Proteins found in one Bacteroidota bacterium genomic segment:
- a CDS encoding LamG domain-containing protein, translating into MKKRLFSTFVVSICLASLAVAQGAGSSLAFDGGSSHVQIGSGSSLNLEGSAITIEAWIFVSGYPVVYPTIIAKGNSLNSYEFDVHNSGALTWSLGLSSGQKTLTSLAGTVASNTWVHVAGTYDGSRMRSYINGIEVASVNASGAIVGNALPPRIGIRTNCCSPTSSIGSPFQGEIDEVRIWNRALTQDEIRHRMTEHLAGTEPGLVAYYRMDEGTDNTCPGGQDVCDASGNNNHGIRY; encoded by the coding sequence ATGAAGAAACGGTTGTTTAGTACTTTTGTTGTGAGTATTTGCCTTGCTAGCTTGGCGGTTGCCCAGGGAGCAGGTAGCTCACTGGCGTTTGATGGCGGCAGCAGTCATGTACAAATAGGCAGCGGCTCGAGCCTCAATCTAGAGGGTAGTGCCATCACCATTGAAGCCTGGATTTTTGTATCAGGCTATCCCGTGGTGTATCCCACTATCATTGCCAAGGGTAATTCCTTAAATAGTTATGAGTTTGATGTTCACAACAGCGGCGCGCTAACATGGTCACTTGGCCTCTCATCCGGTCAGAAAACGTTGACGAGTCTTGCCGGCACAGTTGCCAGTAATACCTGGGTGCATGTAGCTGGAACTTATGATGGGTCACGAATGCGTTCTTATATAAATGGGATTGAGGTGGCTAGTGTGAATGCCAGTGGAGCGATAGTGGGCAATGCACTGCCACCCCGTATTGGGATACGTACCAATTGTTGCTCCCCCACTTCCTCTATTGGGTCGCCATTTCAGGGAGAAATCGATGAAGTGCGCATCTGGAACCGAGCACTTACACAGGACGAAATCCGCCACAGGATGACCGAGCACCTGGCAGGTACCGAGCCCGGCCTGGTAGCCTACTACCGTATGGATGAGGGCACAGACAATACCTGCCCCGGCGGCCAGGATGTATGTGATGCCAGCGGGAATAATAATCATGGAATTAGATACTAA
- a CDS encoding LamG domain-containing protein, which yields MKILSTFSLVLLFSVSGFAEAQPGRAIDIDGIGYVQVPNFSSLDGANDITLEAWVYLKSDAAEWDRILDADSGVSGANQQPRFMMGFGMNNRIRFRINDYGQYQYLFGMESISAVPTSQWAHIACVRSSGNMRIYINGVQDANVGYFTNPIQTFANNPDLSIGSITGYLGCGGPCSYLPGMVDEVRIWSRALSEAEIRHKMTERLAGAVPGLVAYYRMDEGTDNTCPGGQDVCDASGNGNHGVKF from the coding sequence ATGAAAATCTTATCAACTTTCTCCCTGGTACTGCTCTTTTCTGTTTCTGGCTTTGCTGAGGCCCAGCCGGGCCGCGCAATAGACATAGATGGCATAGGCTATGTACAGGTCCCCAATTTCAGCAGCCTGGATGGTGCCAACGACATTACCCTGGAAGCTTGGGTATACCTGAAGAGCGACGCAGCCGAATGGGACCGCATCCTTGATGCTGACTCAGGTGTAAGTGGGGCGAATCAGCAGCCCCGGTTTATGATGGGTTTTGGCATGAACAACCGTATTCGCTTCCGCATTAATGATTATGGCCAGTATCAATACCTATTTGGTATGGAGAGCATTTCCGCAGTACCTACCAGCCAATGGGCGCACATTGCATGTGTACGTTCATCGGGCAACATGCGCATCTATATCAATGGTGTTCAAGATGCGAATGTCGGATACTTTACTAATCCGATTCAGACATTTGCCAATAACCCGGATCTCAGCATTGGGTCAATAACAGGATATTTGGGATGCGGTGGGCCATGTTCCTACCTGCCAGGTATGGTAGACGAAGTGCGCATCTGGAGCCGCGCGCTGAGTGAGGCGGAAATTCGCCATAAGATGACCGAGCGGCTGGCGGGTGCTGTGCCCGGCCTGGTGGCTTACTACCGCATGGATGAGGGCACAGACAACACCTGCCCGGGCGGCCAGGACGTATGCGATGCGAGTGGAAATGGCAATCATGGGGTTAAGTTTTAG
- a CDS encoding LamG domain-containing protein yields MKRLILFTICYSLFASYGQGSVSALSFSGDGYISLPSTIAFDNRDFTVSMWAKIDPVQPIYFTNLWGSGYTQIGSGYTRDIEFYLETSGTPARTTPGIHVRDGSSALGVATSFQVNDGAWHHLVFMRTGSVFSIHIDGILAGASSGALGDLDDTGAPVRLGSLFFSMQDRRMRGVLDEVSIWNRALTEDEIRHKMTERLAGTEPGLVAYYRLDEGADNTCPGGQDVCDASGNNNHGVKF; encoded by the coding sequence ATGAAGCGTCTGATTTTATTTACTATTTGTTATTCGCTGTTCGCTAGTTACGGGCAGGGGAGTGTAAGTGCCTTAAGTTTTTCCGGCGACGGATACATTAGCCTCCCTAGTACAATTGCCTTTGACAATCGCGATTTTACCGTATCTATGTGGGCAAAGATTGACCCCGTGCAGCCCATTTATTTCACGAACCTGTGGGGAAGTGGATACACTCAAATAGGCTCGGGGTATACACGCGACATTGAGTTTTATCTGGAAACGAGTGGAACCCCGGCAAGGACAACCCCAGGAATTCATGTGCGAGATGGCAGTTCTGCCTTGGGTGTTGCTACCAGCTTTCAGGTAAACGATGGTGCCTGGCATCATCTGGTTTTTATGCGAACAGGTTCCGTTTTTTCTATACACATCGATGGTATTTTGGCCGGTGCTAGTTCGGGTGCATTGGGCGATTTAGATGATACGGGTGCCCCAGTACGGCTCGGCAGCCTTTTCTTTTCTATGCAGGACCGGCGAATGAGAGGTGTGCTCGACGAAGTAAGCATCTGGAACCGCGCGCTTACAGAGGATGAGATTCGCCACAAAATGACCGAGCGGCTGGCTGGCACCGAGCCTGGCCTGGTAGCTTACTACCGCCTGGATGAGGGTGCAGACAATACCTGCCCGGGTGGCCAGGATGTGTGTGATGCCAGCGGGAATAATAATCATGGGGTGAAGTTTTAG
- a CDS encoding LamG domain-containing protein encodes MKKILLFIACCLFAIAYGQGSVRALGFTGDRVPMPGGGIPTEANPPAGVSISHSFLNNRAEYTWEAWVFNQSNEESWVYGEGNPQLTFAVGLGPGVFYVAAHNEGVSPPWQLVSIPTGAAVPTNEWAHFAVTRRNNGTTTLYINGVQVATGALHVQSHSATSQAAIGINPGFTSQIDLPFRGIVDEVRIWNRALTEDEIRHKMTERLTGSEPGFAAYYRMDQDACPGADVCDASGQNNHGVRF; translated from the coding sequence ATGAAAAAGATTCTGCTATTTATTGCCTGCTGCCTCTTTGCTATCGCCTATGGCCAGGGCAGCGTTCGGGCCCTGGGCTTTACGGGCGATCGAGTGCCGATGCCGGGTGGGGGTATACCCACTGAGGCTAATCCGCCAGCAGGTGTTAGCATCAGTCATTCGTTTCTTAATAACAGGGCCGAATACACCTGGGAGGCCTGGGTCTTTAATCAATCTAACGAGGAGAGTTGGGTATACGGGGAAGGGAATCCGCAGCTCACTTTTGCCGTTGGACTCGGCCCGGGTGTGTTCTATGTTGCTGCCCACAATGAGGGGGTTTCTCCCCCATGGCAGCTTGTTAGTATCCCCACCGGAGCGGCTGTACCCACCAATGAATGGGCCCATTTTGCGGTTACGCGAAGAAACAATGGAACCACTACCTTGTACATAAATGGCGTACAGGTTGCTACTGGGGCGCTACATGTGCAGAGCCACTCGGCTACGAGCCAGGCCGCAATTGGTATAAACCCTGGCTTCACCTCTCAGATTGATCTGCCCTTTAGGGGGATAGTGGACGAAGTCCGCATCTGGAACCGCGCCCTAACGGAGGACGAGATCCGCCACAAAATGACCGAGCGACTGACGGGTAGCGAACCCGGCTTTGCTGCTTATTACCGCATGGATCAGGATGCTTGCCCAGGGGCAGATGTGTGTGATGCAAGCGGACAAAACAATCATGGCGTGCGGTTCTAG
- a CDS encoding LamG domain-containing protein, which yields MKNMRGILLIAFFSLFAMAHGQGAGSALDFNGVAGGIRVGNSATLNFGLGDFSLELWVRVPSTLTLEELVVVGKRPVCGNSNFWNIRTSPTDGIYLEVSNSALGEDDRCGAGLIYDGEWHHVAFVRRGREIRSYRDGSLFATTTLRFDYNVDNSVDMFIGDGVCAGIGRNGRMQGNVDELRIWSRALTEEQIRHKMTERLRNAEPGLVAYYRLDEGADNTCPGGQDVCDASGNANHGVKF from the coding sequence ATGAAGAACATGAGAGGGATATTACTAATCGCATTTTTCAGCCTATTTGCTATGGCCCATGGCCAGGGGGCAGGTAGTGCGTTAGATTTTAATGGGGTAGCCGGAGGCATTCGTGTGGGCAATAGCGCGACCCTTAACTTTGGTCTTGGTGATTTTTCCCTAGAGCTATGGGTAAGGGTACCGTCCACCCTTACCCTGGAGGAACTAGTTGTGGTTGGGAAGCGCCCTGTCTGCGGAAATTCAAACTTTTGGAATATCCGAACAAGCCCCACTGATGGTATATACCTGGAGGTTTCGAATAGTGCTCTAGGTGAGGATGACCGTTGTGGTGCGGGTCTCATTTATGATGGCGAATGGCATCATGTTGCCTTCGTCCGCCGTGGCCGGGAGATTCGTAGTTACCGCGACGGAAGCCTTTTCGCTACAACCACTCTACGTTTCGATTACAATGTAGATAACTCGGTTGACATGTTTATCGGCGATGGTGTCTGTGCCGGGATTGGCCGTAATGGGCGAATGCAAGGCAATGTAGATGAGCTCCGCATTTGGAGCCGTGCCCTAACAGAAGAGCAGATCCGCCACAAAATGACCGAACGCCTGCGGAACGCTGAGCCCGGCCTGGTGGCCTACTACCGCCTAGATGAGGGTGCAGACAATACCTGCCCAGGCGGCCAGGATGTATGCGATGCCAGCGGGAATGCGAATCACGGGGTAAAATTCTAG
- a CDS encoding LamG domain-containing protein codes for MKKRFIYFVSILCLLTVGQRSVWAQGSVRALSFDGNDWIRLPLLSSLNGQQQVTFSCWVRYGDPNVNQTLFAHWGNSVNPVGTNVGFYITLLNHRLTANTSAGWWMQTAAEPLVPGNWYHVAVVFDGTLATDAERMRMYVNGEQQLVDFTNQPVPVPTAIGDRAVITQIGARRDNGNVLIDHVRGGVLDEMALWYRALSPTEIRHKMTERLAGNEPGLVAYYRMDEGADGTCPGGQDVCDASGNANHGVKF; via the coding sequence ATGAAAAAGAGGTTCATTTATTTCGTTTCGATCCTCTGCCTGCTCACGGTAGGCCAGCGGTCGGTATGGGCACAGGGCAGTGTTCGTGCACTTAGCTTTGATGGAAATGACTGGATACGCCTGCCCCTGCTGAGTAGCCTGAACGGCCAGCAGCAGGTAACCTTCAGCTGCTGGGTGCGCTATGGCGACCCTAACGTAAATCAAACACTTTTCGCACATTGGGGAAATAGCGTAAACCCTGTTGGCACCAATGTGGGTTTCTATATCACGCTATTGAATCACAGACTGACGGCCAACACAAGTGCTGGCTGGTGGATGCAAACAGCAGCTGAGCCACTAGTGCCGGGCAATTGGTATCATGTGGCGGTGGTATTTGACGGCACGCTGGCCACCGATGCGGAACGCATGCGGATGTATGTGAACGGAGAACAACAGCTTGTAGACTTCACGAATCAACCGGTTCCAGTGCCTACAGCCATTGGAGATCGTGCAGTGATTACCCAGATCGGTGCCCGTAGGGATAACGGTAACGTACTGATAGACCACGTACGCGGTGGCGTTTTGGATGAAATGGCACTATGGTACCGGGCTCTTAGTCCTACCGAAATTCGCCACAAGATGACCGAGCGGCTGGCGGGTAACGAGCCCGGCCTGGTGGCCTACTACCGGATGGACGAGGGCGCTGACGGAACCTGCCCAGGCGGCCAGGATGTGTGCGATGCCAGCGGGAATGCGAATCACGGGGTAAAATTCTAG
- a CDS encoding LamG domain-containing protein → MKKRFIYFVSILCLLTVGQRSVLAQGSVRALSFDGNDWIRLPLLSSLNGQQQVTFSCWVRYGDPSVNQTLFTHWVNSVQPVGANTGFYVTLFNNRLVANTNAGLGMQTAAEPLVPGNWYHVAVVFDGTLATDAERMRMYVNGEQQLVDFTFQTVPVPTAIGNRAVITQIGARRGNSNDLIDYVRGGVLDEMALWYRALSPTEIRHKMCERLTGTEPGLAAYWRMDEGADGTCAGGQDVCDASGNNNHGVKF, encoded by the coding sequence ATGAAAAAGAGGTTCATTTATTTCGTTTCGATCCTCTGCCTGCTCACGGTAGGCCAGCGGTCGGTATTGGCACAGGGCAGTGTTCGTGCACTTAGCTTTGATGGGAATGACTGGATACGCCTGCCCCTGCTGAGTAGCCTGAACGGCCAGCAGCAGGTAACCTTCAGCTGCTGGGTGCGCTATGGCGACCCTAGCGTCAATCAGACGCTGTTCACCCACTGGGTGAACAGCGTGCAGCCCGTTGGGGCCAATACGGGTTTTTATGTCACACTATTTAACAATAGACTGGTGGCCAACACGAATGCTGGGCTGGGTATGCAAACAGCAGCTGAGCCATTAGTGCCGGGCAATTGGTATCATGTGGCGGTGGTGTTTGACGGCACGCTGGCCACCGATGCGGAACGCATGCGTATGTATGTGAACGGAGAGCAGCAGCTTGTAGACTTCACCTTTCAAACGGTTCCGGTTCCCACAGCCATTGGAAACCGTGCCGTGATTACCCAGATCGGAGCCCGACGCGGTAACAGTAATGACCTGATAGACTACGTACGCGGTGGAGTTCTGGATGAGATGGCCCTTTGGTATAGGGCCCTTAGCCCCACCGAGATACGCCATAAGATGTGCGAGCGGCTGACGGGTACAGAGCCAGGCCTAGCAGCCTACTGGCGTATGGACGAGGGTGCTGATGGAACCTGCGCCGGCGGCCAGGATGTGTGTGATGCCAGCGGAAACAACAATCATGGAGTTAAATTTTGA
- a CDS encoding LamG domain-containing protein, with protein sequence MVVAPYLVIAQGPGGALNFEGTSRVAVAYNLAGHSHYTISAWTKASIVPSGTSHYDQRHVLNLQGTAMIYGDINGQWRMGFMGSDEIWHGAYIGSIEPGVWEHLSLVFDRTAGFAFMYRNGNLISSLQLPAGILPVVPPWQSATLANHSGIGAGEDLNTKLFRGDIDEVRIWSRALTQDEIRHKMCEKLTGTEPGLVAYYRMDEGADNTCPGGQDVCDASGNGNHGIKF encoded by the coding sequence ATGGTAGTTGCACCATATCTCGTAATCGCCCAGGGGCCTGGAGGGGCGCTGAATTTTGAAGGTACATCACGGGTGGCAGTTGCCTATAACCTGGCAGGTCATTCCCATTACACGATAAGCGCTTGGACAAAGGCGAGTATCGTGCCGAGTGGTACGAGTCATTATGACCAACGGCATGTGTTGAACCTACAAGGTACAGCCATGATTTATGGAGATATAAATGGGCAGTGGCGCATGGGATTTATGGGAAGTGACGAAATCTGGCATGGTGCCTATATAGGATCCATAGAGCCGGGCGTATGGGAGCATCTATCGCTTGTGTTTGATCGTACCGCAGGTTTCGCATTTATGTATCGGAATGGCAATCTTATCTCGAGCCTCCAACTACCTGCTGGTATTTTGCCAGTTGTTCCACCATGGCAGTCTGCTACGCTTGCCAATCATTCCGGCATAGGTGCCGGCGAAGACTTAAATACCAAACTATTTAGGGGCGACATTGATGAGGTACGTATCTGGAGCCGCGCCCTTACCCAGGACGAAATTCGCCACAAGATGTGCGAGAAACTGACGGGCACCGAGCCTGGCCTGGTGGCCTATTACCGCATGGACGAGGGCGCAGACAACACCTGCCCCGGCGGCCAGGATGTATGCGATGCCAGTGGGAATGGGAATCATGGGATTAAGTTTTGA